Part of the Pangasianodon hypophthalmus isolate fPanHyp1 chromosome 9, fPanHyp1.pri, whole genome shotgun sequence genome is shown below.
ATATTCTTTTGAGGCAGCTGGAGGAGTTGCAGGTGCACCAAACCCTTATCTTATGGATTAACAGTTTTTTTACGGGACTGTCCGCAGCATGTATTGGTGAATGGCAAAAAGTCGGAGAATGTGGTTTTAAACATTGGCCTTCCACAGGGGTGTGTTTTATCACcaattctattttctatttatacaAACGAAGTGACCTGTGATAACGATAAATTGACGCTTATAAAATATGCAGACGATATGGCACTGGTGGGATGTGTAAAGGATATTCAGTCATTAAATACTTACCtcaattttgttaattttatcaCAGTTTGGACAGAGGAGAGTTCTTTGCagcttaatattaataaaactaaagaaATGTGTTGTGGGGTGAACAATGTACGAGCACTTTGTGAACCTGTGTTAATTAATGGAGAGGAAGTTGAACAGGTGGgatcttttaaatttttaggtACAGAGATTGACTCCCAATTTTCATTTGTTAAGCATTcagacaatgtttttaaaaaggcttATCAACGTTTAGGCTAATTGAGAAAACTGAGGAGTTTTAACATTGAAAAGGACGTTTTGATGGTTGTATATAAATCACTTATCAAATCTGTTCttacttttaatattgtatCCTGGTTTAACTCTCTTTctgtgaaaagcaaaaacaaacttttaaggATTATAAATGTGGCGAGTAAAATACTTGGTGAGAGACAAACACCTCTCCCTGATCTCTTTACTGTGGCATTAAAAAGGAAAGCCTCTGTTATTGTGGGAGACTCGTCTCATCCCCTGTATAGTTCTTTCAAGTTACTTCCCTCTGGCAGACGGTATAAAGTGCCTTTAGTGAAAAGGGCCAAGTATAAGACAACCTTTATCCCAACTGCGATTGGTATTTTAAATAGgatcttaaaatgaattttttatgtattattatagttgtgaagtgatgtatgtaatgtaaagtgttgttgtgatgattatttgtattgtttgtgtgttgagcCTTTTGTCTAAAGACAATTTTCTACCCTATTTGGGATAGACAATAAAgcttttgaattgaatttgaatagCTTTTACGTTATCATTCCGACTTTGGTAGTTAATGGACAGGATGACGATCTTATTCTTGGCAGTAACCTGTTGAAACATCTGATTCGCCAGCTGAGGAACTCCCAGGAGTTGTTAGAGAATTTGTCAAACTCTGATTATGATATTGCTGAACAAGACaatattttaaactaatttaaaaaataaactaatttgAATGAGCCTTTCTTAATTTCAGTGGATGCTTCCACTAATGGGCTCGGGTCTGTACTGTCACAGGTTCCTAGTGGTGGTACCCCCACCACTTCTGAATTATTAGCATCCTCTGATATAGTAGCTACGGCTTCAGCAGCCAATGGGCCATCTTGTAGCTTAGAGCTGGGTTCTCCATCTGCAATGTTAAGTTCCCCACCCATGTCTGTTGCCTTGTCCTCAGGCCAGCCTGGTACAGATGCGGGGCTTGTGTAACGGACAGGCAGAGCCACTGCAGGACAATATTCTAATGTCCACTACCTCCCATGAGCAGTGTGGAGGGTAATATGGGCAGTTTTTACCCCTGGTCCTGTATCTAGTACATCTGCTTTTTTCGACCTTGGAGTTGATTGGTGTGGTTTATTAGTCTTAGTTTATCGGGTGATGATTTAAAAAGCAGAAGGTAGAATGTAGTTGAGTGTGGtaacaatgttttgttttttggtgttgTAATTATATTGTGGATGGATGGCCTATGAGCTTCTGCTATTGGGGTATTTAAGCATCTGTCTATGCCACTTGGGATGCGTTATGGTCGAGGATCAGCCCTTTCCGTTTAAGCACTACCAAAGAGGTATGTTTGTTAATGGGGTGGCTTTGTGTCatttagtgtttgttttaagTAATAATACTTATTTCTACTTGATTGTAGTGTAATTTGGAGATGTCGTGTGTTTTAACAAAACACACCGCTGATGATAGGCTGCTTGCTCCCAGGTTTGTCGAGGTAAATTATTGAGTTCTGGTTAGGATTAGTGGTAGGCCTAATGACTGTTTGTGCGAATTTGTATCTTTGGCATACCGGCTGTTGCTcacataaacatcattaattgACATTTACTACTTTGGTAGGTGATCTTTTTTATCGCTTAGTTGAGTTGAatgacttttgtttttgtagtaaTGTTGGTTTGTTTTGACTAGGCTCGATTGCATATTCGGCTGTGTGCTCATTGTCAGGGTGACGAAGATTACCGTCAGTTCTGTCCCGCTCTTCAGGCAgcactgctgttttgtttctgttttgtttcactttgctttcttggctttttttttttattgtattatcattattgatattgtttttttcctttttgttggtttgtttttaatcatttgttcccattttgttttgtttttgccaaATTTTGAGTTGTGTCTTGCCCTTGTGTGAGCTCTTTGGCTCTAGATTGTTTTTAGATTTCTTTAACAGGGTTGAGTTGTTTTGGTGCTACCACCTATTCGGCTCTGTGGGTGTTTTTTGGGCTTAAGCTGTTCTGCACctggctgtgtgagtgtgtacgtgtTTGTGAATTAtgttaatatcattttttttccctgttttgtTACTGTTTCATTGAAACAAGTTTAGCCTTTATTCGAGTTTATGTAAATTGTGGCTAATtgttttgtctgtgtgctttGTTATCTATAGGTGCAGAGTGTTTTGAGCAGCCATGCTAGCTTCCTTGTGCTGTGTTGATGGTGGTCTCTTTTCCTCACCAAGTGCCATGCTTTTCACCTACATTCAACTTTAGGGTTTGTAGAGTGCATGTATGCTGGAGTGGTGTTGAGTTTCTTGGGCCCAGTGCTGTTATAGCCAGACCACTCTTTCCTCATTGGGAAACCTCCACCCTgtagtatttgtttttaatttttgttgttttttttatgtttttaatttgttcctCTGACCACTGATTGATTGATGTTGCCTGTGTTATAGGTTTTGTCTGACTTGGCCAAatcgagattttttttttaattatagttgtgtgtgaataaagATTTCTATTTTTGGTATTGGAACCCACATCTCTAGCCTTTTATTTCAGCATATAGCGAACCTGCGACAATTCGGGTTAATACCTATGTGGTCAGAATAGGTGTCATTTCCCAGGGTGGcatagttgatttttttattttaccaaaCTGGTCTTGTTGGTTTTCTATAACCCTTCTTTATAGCCCCACCACAGGTGTGAagtcatgtgtgtatatatcgcGGTGCAGCCAGCGCCCACGGTCACATCGGCTCACTTAGATCAATGAAAAGCGCGTCAGTCTGCAGTTGTTTGCGGCATCCCATGTGCAGGCAGCTTGCACTCTCTCTATTCTCAATTCCCTGAGATGATTGGTGGAGTCACCAGGCACTCAGCACGTGACCTCTACTGTGAGATTTCTCCATCTTTTATATTCTTCCATTAGTTTGGTCTTCCGGTTGctcccattttttttctttaagagaAGAAATCTGATCCAAATCTAGTCCAAATCTGATCATATAacaagaatataaaataaattatcacACTGATAAGTGATACACCATAAGAGAGATAAACTACAAGTGACATAAGCAACTTGTCACTTTCTTGTGTGTCTGTAGGGTTAGGAACAGAGATCAGAGAATGGAGCTCAGGATGATTCAGGTCCAGCAGGTGAGAGGAGCCACAGTGGAGGAATTAATCAGgatacagcaacattaaaaaatttattttcaatgatttGGGGAATGGATTACATGGTATACAATATAATCAACTCTGGATTTCGTTCATTCCAAAAACAGAAATGCTttttcatcaccaccaccagaagctaacatacaaataaaaaaaaatattttgaattagTCTATAATAGcaagaaaagttaaaaaaaaaaaaaaaaatttaatgtgatATGTGAGAAATGAGGTCAGACAATGGGGACAACACTATAGCTGCCGATTCCACACTGATTCTTGTTTCGCAGCATTCGTATGTAGCCCCCCTCTCCCCAATCAGCACCCCaactgaaaagagagagagagagagagaagtatttTAGCAATGATTTCATTACcaaactttgttaaataaaaacctttccAACAATAACACAAATGAATAGCGCAAGAGTACAACAGTGaacgtgtgtgcgcgtgtgtgtgcgtttaaCCTGTTTTTGACCAGCCAGTATTGCTGCCCTTCTTCTTTTCCATATCCCACCACCAGAACAGCGTGATTCAATGGTAGATTCTTGCAAGTGGAATTATAAatacctaacacacacacacacacattaatcgGAATGAACAGATGTTACTAAGTGAATAGAGATATAAATAAGAGGCacgctgtttttctttttagaaagctaggcagaaatgttcacagggcatctgttTGAGACCTTCTATTTGagatcctgaaaaaaaaaaatcatgcaaggtttttattttttatgcagGTGAGAACGAGCGGTCAAATACGAAGCTCTCAGGACAAATGGAGACCGTGTTCTTTAAGATTTTTTGAAGtaggaataaatgaaataagagGGGCAGGTACATGTAATAACTGTGTGATTCATAAAAACAGTCCTGCACACATCTCCAGTTCAGACCGATTATGAACGGGAGTGATGTAGCGGAGTTTGAGGAACTGTCAAAGctagaattcacacaccatgccaAACAGAGTTCCAAACAGAACTTAAACAAACTAGCTAACCAGCCGGGCATGGACATGCATTTCATTACCTAAACACTCTTCAGAACACTACTTTTCATTTTACAGTGTAGGGttcatgtttaattcattttttttaaaatctataggCTGTTTTGAGCTGAACGTAATctgtttaatataaatacaattaaaaaaaatcagtcaaaatTCTGTTCACACAATAActaatttttctgtttattttttttccattcttattttaaaaaatgatcaaaaaagaAATTCTGACTCATATGAGACATGAGGCTTTACAGATCCAAATGCACATActtatgattataaataattgacAATTAATGGACAAACACACCGAGCTGctaatgtacagtgtgtgtgtgtgtgtgtgtgtgtgtcacctttACTGTAATGGTGAAATGTGACCTCATCCGCATTAATTCCCACTGCAACCGGTCCAATCTTAGCCACTACCTTCTGCAGCTCAAACTCATTATTATGTTGAAGAACCCGGAAACCAGAACAGTGTCCATATTTATGATTAGCACGGCAATATCGGCAGTCCTGcacaattaaacattaaagtgacaacaacaacattatgtGTGAGGTAAGCATtattttcttcaaaataaaataataaaaaatattggatAATGAAGACTTTGGCATGGCAGttctagaaaaataaagctaaatTGTGTGAAAACTACAACTGGAAATCAAGGTCACAGAACCTCCACTTTTATCTAGGCCTATGGGGTCATATTATTTGGTTAACAGTTTGGATAAtagtaaaactaataataataggaaattGCTATTAACAGTGGTGGTGGGGGGGACAATCTTTTTCAAACATGCATTTTCTATTCAGCTTTTTTAAGgaattactttttatttaaacacaaattgtcagaatactaataaaataaacatgtaaaattaataaacaccatgGATGGAAGGAGCACTTTGAGGAATCTCCGTAACACACTGGACATGCCTTTCCTTCAGGAAGCAGTGTCAGAAATCTCTGGTGTACCTCTGGTTACTCTGGCAGTTAGAAACATTCACAGCTGGAGATGTTGAAAGTCTTGGATAAAGTTGGGGTTGTGCGGTTAACACGTCTCTTTGGTGTTTCATGGAGATCTGCCAGGAGCCTTGGACAGGGATTTTGgtccctttttaaaaaaactgaatctGAGGAGTTGTTACAATTATAGGAGATTTAAACTCCTCAGCTTCCCCAGAAAAGTCTGCTAGAGTTCTGGAGAGGAGACATCATCCAGGCCATGGAACAGCAGACAGGACATTTACTCTTGCACAGCTTTGTGAGGTGGGTATGCTAATCCTGTCTACATGTGCTTTGTGGATTTGGAAAGGGACTATGATTGTGATGACCCTAACTATGTACTCCTAAActtttatattcacacacttcTTGTGCACAATTAGCTAATAATGAATCAGTAAATAAGACACACCTCCTCTTTATTATATAATGAGTGATATAAAGATATGGAAGAAGTAAGTTAGGAAGTAGGTAAATGATTGGCCATAGGAATCTATAAAATAGCAAAAAGTACCTTTCCTTCATAAGGGTAGTCAGCATCAGTGCTGATTccattattgtttataatgtaattaaaggCATTAGTAATGAGTCCTCCATGGCAGCCATGGTTTCCCTCCGTACTACTGCAGTCTATCAGGTTCTGAACACTCAGAGGAACAAGCGGACtcttctttttcatcatttGAGCTTCTAAAGCTCCAACAGCACTGAACGCCCAGCATGCGTTGCAGTCACCCTACATAcagtcaaacacaaacacacacacaaagtgaagATATATGTGAAGTGAAATACCatgtttcctcattttttttgcacaaaacagTTCATTGAAAAGCTCctaacatactgtacacatataTACCTGGTTCCGCACAGGGCTGACAAATCCATCATCAGTCCAGTTCACactgggagggagggagaaatcACTCAGAAAGGTGAAATTCTCATTAGCATCCTGAGGAGAAAAATTCTCCACCCTCAGACCATTCAGTTTAGCACTGACTTCTTCTGTTgtctacgcacacacacacacacacacacacacacacacacacacacacacagatgaaatggaaagagagaaagaaggtttttttcccccatatatAACCCCATGGGCATCATAAAGAAACACAAGCACACTGGATCATACCATGTCTGAAAGGTGATTGATCCCAATGGTAAAGGTGTGTTGTCCTGCTGCAGCTTCTTCATTGTGCTTCATCACTTTAAAAACATTCTGCTCCCAAACTGCTCTCCTGTATGCTTcttcactctgacacacacacacacacacacacaaatccataaaactgtgtcactgaacataaaaaaaccaaaaacaaacaaacaaaaaaacgctAATAGGTTACTTCACTCTTCATGTAGGAtgcaacttttattattttttcccttaAAGTAAGGCCAGAGGACTCAAGTCCACTCTTGGACTTGACTCTGGTCTCAAGTTACTTCCTGTATTGGCTTGGACTTGTCTCTCACTTGCCTGCATTTGTTCTCTGACTTGTTTCAGTCTCAGGCATTGGTCTCAGTAAATATGGATGACAGAAAATATCATAGTGGAGTGCAGAAAAAAACCTGTGGTGAGTAGCTTTGACCTGAATATTGCAAGGTGGATTTTTCAGTGACTGCAATAAAAGCTAATGACAGAACATCTAAAAGGTAAGGACCTAcctttgtattatattttagaaATTCACTTGGATTAGCTTTATCATACCTTCTGCTCCATGGAACACATTGTCTCCATGGAAGCCAGAAGTTTGAAGTTTGATGATGAGGTAGCATTGTGTATCTTACtgctgtaaatttattttatattcagacATTTGGATATTTCTGGtcaaaagcacacaaacagaATGCCAAACTATTATATATCATGAGAGACCTGAGCAAACTGAGCGTGCCACCACCCAGTAGTTAATAGCAAGAACCCAAGTGCacaacaaatagaaaaaaaaaatcacaaattaaaGATGAAATCAAATTGAAATCAAAAAGGGGAGCTGCACGCAAAATGTCTGAGGcctgacacaaaacaaaataaaaaacagaagagcATGGGAAAATGAAAACCAAGGAGGAACTAAAAGCATAAACTTAATCAGGAGGCATTTaatcttaaattaaatgtaacatagGAATGCCAGGGGGAAAAATCCACTCACTACAGGGAGTTAactatgcttttctgttttgattGTTATACAAGAAGGAATTTAAGAGAGTGGCTTCATTGACAAGTCAAGGTCAGTCTAGCACAGAGAAAACGCTAGAGTATAGCACTAGTTTTAAAACACCCAAAATACTGACCAAGTCTTTTACCAGGACTCTGAAACAAAGTCTAAGCACATGAGAGCCTGTATGCTGCTCTTAAGTAGCCAAGTGAACAGGTGTGGCTCGTTGGTCCTGATTATTTCAGAGCTGTCCTGTGCCTCCCTCTGGTGGCCAAAGGCGGTCTAGCTGAAGACGCATACCCAGACTGGGCTGTTATACTACATGATTTGAATGTGACATTAAAAGGAGACCTAACATTTAATCAATTCAGGAAACTCCTGTTTTGGAGTTAACATCTCCCAAGCATCTGTGTTGCTGAAATGTTAGAGACCTTCAGTAAAGTGTGGCAGAAAAGAAATATACATAACATATGACTTTAACAGCTGCCTGATTTCAGTAGGGTCTTACTGCGTAGGAGCTATTAATGCAAACCACTCCAACTTAAAAGAATGCAAAAAGTATATTTTGATCTTAATTTAGTATAATGGTCATTAAATTGAAATCAAATATTAGCTATGTTATTATCTATTATCTTTTATCTAGTTCATTATGCACAAAAAGGACATGCTGTTTAAGGTGAGTGAAAGCAATGTTAATTTGTAACGATTACAAGTTCTTTTAGATTAATCTTTGattcattatcatttatatttcagtgtaatagTTTAAACTATATTCATGAATCTTgcctttattaataataataataataataataataataataataatataattaacagCAAAGTACAAAACCTGCTTTAACGAGTCACATAcattttatctaatattttttatCAGGCTTGAAGGCAAgtgtatattttaaacacacaactGAAAAACGTCAGTCCTGAAAGCGCTACCCAAGAAAATATTTCAACTTAAACACCTGTGCAGTGTGAATCCGAATACTGAGAACTTTAAgcacataaatattgacatttcTTTTGCACAAACTGTAGGTTAATAACTCTTAAAGTGACACATTTCAAATCAAAAGGATTTTAGTATctgttaaatcatttaaaactctCAAAAGTGCTGCTTCAGTTCTGTAGTGTTAATAGCTTCTTGTTTTAATTGTGAATTGTAGTGTTATgcatttcatataattttacaatacaattttataaaacatttgtttctttttaaatattatggtctatttttatttatgttaaattaatatttaatgtgtgtgttctcaccacACTGCTGTAGTTTTTATTGAATTCGGTTTTCCAGGATTTCCAGTAGCTGTCTAGATTCATATCACAGCAAACCTGAGAGAGCAGCAGAGCCAGAAGCAAGACACGCATCATTGTACCTGTTAAcacaaactgaaattaaataaagaacagtaacgtttcttattctgttttttcttaTGCTCATAGTCTGAATATCATTATAGATGTACATaaacattatatggccaaaagtatgtggatatcacacccatatgtggttcttccccaaagtgttggcacaaagttggaagcacacaactgtgtagaatgtctttgtcaCGTCTACCATGGACATTTACAATCTAcccccagaccaccagagggcaccctcaCTCATGTTTTTGAACTTCTTTTGTTGTCTGGCTGATTTCCTATGCTCACCTGAGTTGTATTTCCCCTGATTAGtttccctatttaagttctgtttgttttccttAGAAGTCCCTGATATGTATGTATCCCTGATATGTATCTTCCTGTTGTAGGCTTGTCTTGATTATGCTTGGTTTTGCTAGTTCTGGGTTCTTTTCCTGCTTTTTAGTTATTTGGTTTTTATTCAATAAAGCTTATTTGCACTTGCATCCCTGTTGCTGGATTTGTTacagtctttgtatgctgtagcattacaatttccgtTCACTGGacctaagaggcccaaacctgttccagcatgacaatgcccctgtgcacaaagcgagctccatgaagacatggtgtgttaagtttggagtggaagaactcgagtgtcctgcacagagccctgacctcaaccccactgaacacctttgggatgaactggaacaccgactgcaccccagacctcctcacccaacattagtgcctgacctcactaatgttcttgtagctgaatgaacacaaatccccacagccacgctccaacatctagccTTCTCAGAAGCCTTCACAGAaaa
Proteins encoded:
- the LOC128318845 gene encoding procathepsin L-like, which codes for MMRVLLLALLLSQVCCDMNLDSYWKSWKTEFNKNYSSVSEEAYRRAVWEQNVFKVMKHNEEAAAGQHTFTIGINHLSDMTTEEVSAKLNGLRVENFSPQDANENFTFLSDFSLPPSVNWTDDGFVSPVRNQGDCNACWAFSAVGALEAQMMKKKSPLVPLSVQNLIDCSSTEGNHGCHGGLITNAFNYIINNNGISTDADYPYEGKDCRYCRANHKYGHCSGFRVLQHNNEFELQKVVAKIGPVAVGINADEVTFHHYSKGIYNSTCKNLPLNHAVLVVGYGKEEGQQYWLVKNSWGADWGEGGYIRMLRNKNQCGIGSYSVVPIV